In Rhodamnia argentea isolate NSW1041297 chromosome 1, ASM2092103v1, whole genome shotgun sequence, the genomic window TTTACTAAAACAGCCTATATATTCACGAACTTTTCGTCCTTGGAAAAAGCGGACCGAACCGAAGTTgtgtgccttttctttttcctgagtTAAACATATTCCTGTCATGTGCATTGAGGTTTCTCAAGTAAAATTTCTGGTCTGTATCCGTTCAAGTCGTGTCACCTCGTCTTGCTAGAAAAGTTCCACCCTTTATTCGACATTTGGATTGCTTTTGAAGCACTTGTTTGCAAGACAAAGAGAGTGCTATCAGCTCAAGTTCAAGCTTTATGTGCTAACTAGAGAATTAATGTTTGAGGCATAGCTGCTGTGGCGTAATATTGCTTGACTTGTTTGGGTAAAATTTTCCTGGGCTTGTAGGGGGATGTGGTCTACTGGTGTCTACCCTTATTTCTAATTCTTCTGCTTAACAACAATTTGCTCAATAAGTCTGACAAAAAAAAGGCAATTTGCTTCATAAGGAGAAAAACTCTACATTGGGATACGACACAACCAATAAAAGTTGAACAATGGTGAGGCAAAGTGGGACTCTGCACTCTCGCAAGCATTTGATCAAACATGTAGCAGACATTATGAAGAGAACTCTGTGCAAACGCTTCACGCGTCTGGTCCTTATTTTATATATAGGCAAACTAATCTAGTCAAAGAAACAAGAGAAAGGACTTACCTTTGCTTTTGGGGACGCTGAATGAGGCTGGTCGTGATAGTTTCCTATcaaacttttgctttttcttgacaaaacttttcaattgtgtatttaaagaagaaaagaatgattTCCTCAAAATATGTCATCTGATATGTAAATCAAAACAATGATTTTCAGTAAATAGAAAGGCAGATGGTAAAATTAAGGTTGTCGCGTTCGAGACcccttaaaatttttttgaaaagggttaataccatgcaaaatccaaaaccgatacacataaatttacttaaactatttttttttaccacgaaaacttctaaatcggtacagttatgacaaatttactccaaataatttttctgaccaccaaaaaccctaaactaatatatttgtgataaatttaccctaaactaattttttttacctcgaaaaatttcaaagcgatacacccgtgacaaatttacactcCATTAAACTGGTTTAATActatcaaaaattttaaaccgatatacctgtgataaataTATGGTAAAAACTCAAGTTGGTACACACGTCAATCGCCACGTGTTATACAACTTAACACtttaacggttagatttaataaaaattaaatgagggtaaatttgttacagatgtattaatttagagtaaatttgtcataagtatatggatttggaatttttatgattaaaaaaataatttaagatcaCATGTATTTTCGTCTTATTaatctttttggaaaatttactGTGGGACCGGAAGTGGGACAATTTCAGTCTCTGTCATGAGCCACGTGGATGGCCCGGGTtcacctcttctctctctctctctctgactgtGGATAAGAGCACGACCCTCATCGGACAAATTCCCATCTTTGATGACCTGTCGCGCCGTCCACCTCTAAATTCCACCTCCGGAGAACGGCGACGACACCCCTGTCGACTCGACCACCTCATCAATAACATCATCACTCCGGAGTCCGAACCCAGAccgagaaggaagaaaaatggaagCGGGCATGTCCCTGAACGCAATGGTCCGTCTTCCCCTGAGGAGCTCTCGACCACACGACGACTCCCTCGGGTTGGCCAAGCACTCCCTCTCCACTTCCCGACCCGCCCACGGCCATGAGCCCCGGCGCGCACGGTGGAGGGGCCATCCGTCGCTGGTGGTGGAAGCCAAGGGTAAGCGGGGCATGCAGGCCCGTCAGTTCCAGCGACCCCCGCCTCCTCCTCTGCCCAAGATCGAGGACGACGGCAACCCCAGATTCGTCATCTTCATTCGCATGGCCAATGTTCGTTCAAATGTCCAAGTGGCGGtcttttttaagaaattgtGTCGGCTTTGAGCCTTGTGCGTGAACGGGTGACTTTTGCTTGCTTTTACAGGTTTATCTTTGGTACCCGCTTAGTCTGATAACTGGCGGCACCACTGCCAAAATTATGGTGGCGGCGAAAGATAATTTCATGGGGAAGTACATTTACAAGGACACTCTCGCCAGAAATCTTGCTGCTGTTATTTACAGAGTGAGTTTCTCTTTTCTCAGGTTGTTAAAATTCTTGCTCCGAGATCAACGATACGTGTACTGGCGCAAAAAGAAAAGCTCAATGGCGCATGTAATTGATGCTTTGGA contains:
- the LOC115738990 gene encoding protein HHL1, chloroplastic; the encoded protein is MEAGMSLNAMVRLPLRSSRPHDDSLGLAKHSLSTSRPAHGHEPRRARWRGHPSLVVEAKGKRGMQARQFQRPPPPPLPKIEDDGNPRFVIFIRMANVYLWYPLSLITGGTTAKIMVAAKDNFMGKYIYKDTLARNLAAVIYRDEKEIQKTALKQHRVLRTATEFRYGYKLVENGNIRAALSTTDVIELPTQDQLKTVLDKVKDFFGDAKESFGKLTALNSTKSEESEPEESSKEKEKVKS